A window of Haloarcula sp. H-GB4 contains these coding sequences:
- a CDS encoding GNAT family N-acetyltransferase — protein sequence MTRTYPDEPAEAFPQPPRTITDREDRSIDVIPADDADTESLVEMYLDFDPADRAQGIPPVKEDAIREWLDTILDGDCVNVVAKHDDTVAGHATLVPDNEDEHELAIFVLQAYQGAGIGTALVETLLGYGQAEGIGHVWLTVERWNDPAISLYEKVGFEISSAESFEIEMGIRL from the coding sequence ATGACTCGCACGTACCCAGATGAACCCGCCGAAGCGTTCCCGCAGCCACCGCGGACGATCACCGACCGCGAGGACCGGTCCATCGACGTCATCCCTGCGGACGACGCCGACACGGAGAGCCTCGTCGAGATGTATCTCGACTTCGACCCCGCCGACCGGGCGCAGGGCATCCCGCCGGTCAAAGAAGACGCCATCCGCGAGTGGCTCGACACAATCCTTGACGGCGACTGTGTCAACGTCGTCGCCAAACACGACGACACTGTCGCTGGCCACGCGACGCTGGTCCCAGACAACGAGGACGAGCACGAACTCGCTATCTTCGTGTTACAGGCCTACCAGGGTGCTGGTATCGGGACAGCGCTGGTCGAGACGCTGCTGGGGTACGGCCAGGCCGAAGGTATCGGCCACGTCTGGCTCACCGTTGAGCGGTGGAACGATCCGGCGATATCGCTGTACGAGAAGGTCGGGTTCGAGATCAGTAGCGCCGAGAGCTTCGAGATAGAGATGGGGATCCGTCTTTAG
- a CDS encoding universal stress protein → MKILLGVGGSELSYQALTETLERVAETGDELTVAVFDNEDNDTDIEAVQQRIQEHIDESGLEPPLRRVEGTSPGSELVNIAESEEFDRIVLGGGGRSPLGKIQLGPIVEFVLLNAQTPVTLIR, encoded by the coding sequence ATGAAAATACTGCTCGGTGTCGGGGGCAGCGAACTGTCCTACCAGGCACTGACCGAAACACTCGAACGTGTCGCCGAAACGGGCGACGAACTGACCGTCGCTGTCTTCGACAACGAAGACAATGACACCGATATCGAAGCGGTCCAGCAACGGATACAGGAGCATATCGACGAAAGCGGGCTCGAGCCGCCGCTCCGCCGTGTCGAAGGCACCTCGCCGGGAAGTGAGCTGGTGAACATTGCCGAGAGCGAGGAGTTCGATAGGATCGTCCTCGGCGGCGGCGGCCGCTCGCCGCTCGGGAAGATACAGCTCGGCCCCATCGTCGAGTTCGTCCTCCTGAACGCACAGACGCCGGTGACTCTCATCCGATGA
- a CDS encoding DUF5806 family protein, which produces MTEGAPPDETDVEAADDRSAGDQSDDPAAADDGADDGTTGSGPADSATEQTAPAEQASETAVSEASDIPSDVQKYDRFKKIEGGTYDRANDFLRDRTYITAREWAIARLCADFRTETGVEMTKIGENLPELVPFMTDTYTPQAVNQARAAFEDKVRKAGATFLYGAMCDFFTAEDLDDVMYEATEVAKFLLEVEGVDLAVEDEMEAEDRISSVMREVREQSAALRHDEVCCPECGNEFQVDE; this is translated from the coding sequence ATGACTGAGGGCGCACCGCCGGACGAGACGGATGTCGAGGCGGCAGACGACAGATCGGCCGGAGACCAGTCGGACGACCCGGCGGCCGCGGATGACGGGGCCGACGACGGCACCACAGGGAGCGGCCCTGCTGACTCGGCCACTGAACAGACAGCACCGGCCGAGCAAGCCAGCGAGACGGCGGTGTCCGAAGCCAGTGACATCCCGTCCGACGTACAGAAGTACGACCGCTTCAAGAAAATCGAGGGCGGGACCTACGACCGCGCGAACGATTTCCTCCGGGACCGGACGTACATCACCGCCCGCGAGTGGGCCATCGCCCGCCTCTGTGCTGACTTCCGGACCGAAACGGGCGTCGAGATGACGAAAATCGGAGAAAACCTCCCAGAACTCGTCCCGTTCATGACGGACACGTACACGCCACAGGCGGTCAATCAGGCCCGCGCTGCCTTCGAAGACAAGGTCCGGAAGGCCGGCGCAACGTTCCTCTACGGTGCAATGTGTGACTTCTTCACCGCCGAGGACCTCGACGACGTGATGTACGAGGCCACCGAGGTCGCGAAGTTCCTCCTCGAAGTCGAGGGCGTCGATCTCGCCGTTGAGGACGAGATGGAGGCCGAAGACCGGATTTCCTCGGTGATGCGGGAAGTCCGCGAGCAGTCGGCGGCGCTGCGACACGACGAGGTGTGTTGTCCGGAGTGTGGCAATGAATTTCAGGTCGACGAGTAG